A region from the Candidatus Polarisedimenticolia bacterium genome encodes:
- a CDS encoding uroporphyrinogen decarboxylase family protein — protein sequence MIDVKTADRELQFYIRPQTFPVAIRMLKPGEEIPEKAKRPARDFKKLSMNCQVIDMARRYGWMIALTREDHICSLGIAALGFEKPTHLHSSGTLCEGMYTATKTAGERSEAAVDRFAPGEYACLLVAPLDRTPFEPHLVCIYANPAQVMRLTQAALWKRGGKLTSSFGGRIDCSEIIVTTLRTDAPQLILPCSGDRIFGQTQDHEMAFTIPWGQMEEIIEGLKGTHAGGIRYPITQFMEYEAKLPSRYMEANRVWDVEHGRAHYTPRERVVAAYKRSFADRVPVYPIVASFAGTLDGLSIEEYCTNVPKAITAMLNYYERYEPDVVLAYNDLAKEAEAFGCHVKYSDYVVPSIDRHVLQDDKALLAKLAMPDPSKTARLPGFLEQCEALVKAKPPTAIGAVAVGPWTIAMLLRNPETMLLDTFEDPKFIHDLMRVTTDFCKLWGDAIAKTGIGLSFSEPTASISLISPDNYRDFVAPYHKELVEYFKAKKVGVTTHICGTTYPIYEDLIACGFTTVSFDLDQQADPKLYVDQLRRFTEVSRGRAVAIGNVDATKFEKTTKEAMEADVRRCIDTAARSSAFILSTSCEIPPRSDPDAVRWFMDTAREHGRYDRIF from the coding sequence ATGATCGACGTCAAGACCGCCGACCGGGAGCTGCAGTTCTACATCCGGCCCCAGACGTTCCCCGTAGCGATCCGGATGCTCAAGCCCGGTGAGGAGATCCCCGAGAAAGCGAAGCGGCCCGCGCGCGACTTCAAGAAGCTCAGCATGAACTGCCAGGTCATCGACATGGCCCGGCGGTACGGCTGGATGATCGCGCTCACCCGCGAGGATCACATCTGCTCCCTCGGCATCGCGGCCCTCGGCTTCGAGAAGCCGACGCATCTCCACAGCTCCGGGACGCTCTGCGAAGGCATGTACACGGCGACGAAGACGGCCGGGGAGCGCTCCGAAGCCGCCGTCGACCGGTTCGCACCCGGCGAATACGCCTGCCTCCTGGTCGCGCCGCTCGACCGCACGCCGTTCGAGCCGCACCTCGTCTGCATCTACGCCAACCCGGCTCAAGTCATGCGCCTCACCCAGGCGGCACTCTGGAAGCGCGGCGGGAAGCTCACCTCCTCCTTCGGCGGTCGCATCGATTGCTCGGAGATCATCGTGACGACGCTGCGCACCGACGCGCCGCAGCTCATCCTCCCGTGCTCGGGCGACCGGATCTTCGGCCAGACTCAGGATCACGAGATGGCGTTCACCATTCCCTGGGGCCAGATGGAGGAGATCATCGAGGGCCTGAAAGGCACGCACGCGGGCGGGATCCGGTACCCGATCACGCAGTTCATGGAGTACGAGGCCAAGCTCCCGTCCCGGTACATGGAGGCCAACCGCGTCTGGGACGTGGAGCACGGCCGCGCCCACTACACGCCCCGCGAGCGCGTCGTCGCCGCGTACAAGCGCTCGTTCGCCGACCGCGTGCCGGTCTACCCGATCGTCGCCTCGTTCGCCGGCACCCTCGACGGCCTCTCGATCGAGGAGTACTGCACGAACGTCCCGAAGGCGATCACGGCGATGCTGAACTACTACGAGCGCTATGAACCCGATGTCGTGCTGGCCTACAACGATCTGGCCAAAGAAGCCGAAGCCTTCGGATGCCACGTGAAGTACTCGGACTATGTCGTGCCGTCCATCGACCGGCACGTCCTCCAGGACGACAAGGCCCTGCTCGCGAAGCTCGCGATGCCCGATCCGTCCAAGACGGCGCGCCTCCCCGGATTCCTCGAGCAGTGCGAGGCGCTCGTGAAGGCGAAGCCCCCGACGGCGATCGGCGCGGTGGCCGTGGGACCGTGGACGATCGCGATGCTGCTCCGGAACCCCGAGACAATGCTCCTCGACACGTTCGAGGACCCGAAGTTCATCCATGACCTGATGCGGGTCACGACCGACTTCTGCAAGCTCTGGGGTGACGCGATCGCGAAGACGGGCATCGGGCTCAGCTTCTCGGAGCCCACCGCCTCGATCAGCCTGATCTCGCCCGACAATTACCGGGACTTCGTCGCGCCCTACCACAAAGAGCTGGTCGAGTACTTCAAGGCCAAGAAGGTCGGCGTGACGACGCACATCTGTGGGACGACGTATCCGATTTACGAGGATCTGATCGCCTGCGGCTTCACGACGGTCTCGTTCGACCTCGACCAGCAGGCCGACCCGAAGCTCTACGTGGACCAGCTCCGGCGGTTCACGGAGGTGTCACGCGGGCGTGCCGTCGCGATCGGCAACGTGGACGCGACGAAGTTCGAGAAGACGACCAAGGAGGCGATGGAGGCCGACGTCCGGCGCTGTATCGATACGGCGGCGAGGTCCTCGGCGTTCATCCTGTCCACATCGTGCGAGATCCCACCGCGCTCGGATCCCGACGCCGTGCGATGGTTCATGGACACGGCGCGCGAGCACGGACGTTACGACCGGATCTTCTAA